The Brassica napus cultivar Da-Ae chromosome A7 unlocalized genomic scaffold, Da-Ae chrA07_Random_3, whole genome shotgun sequence sequence ACAATAAAACCATTtgactttttaatataaaaattagtttttacaGTTAAAAGAGTTCCGAGTCTTTTCCAAGTTCCGAATCAAATCCAAACCACTCTTAACAATTCCAAATATAAACAGAAAACAAATGTGAaagtagatctattaatttttgaatatttcacTATACAGTATGGCAACTATCGCCATATATTTtggattaaataaaaaaatggtgaACAAAATCAATGTTATTTTTGCATGTAAAAACTATTATCACCTAAAAATTGATCGAGTATTAGGGAATGCTTTGATCTAGGGAAGGTGATGTATTCTTTCCTGAAAATTTGACTTTTGTTatcttcaatatatattttcttttagttttctaTTTCTACAAATACTgttatttttcattttgaaaattaaCAAACCTGCGGTGTATAGATCTTGTCAAATTTGAATGGCATAAAAATTGATCATGCAAGAAGTCGTTGGCTAATTGGTAATCTGTACATGGgagattctcatgaaaaaactAAGGAATACTTTATCAAATATGTACAGTGAAACccctataaattaataattttgagattacaccaaaactataatttttttactaatttagagatattattaatttatcgatatactaattgaaccaaaaactcaatttagaattataaaattatattattttatagaaatttttagtgtatattaatttaaagaatattaatttaaagaggttatactgtatCTCATTTAATTATTAGAAAGCtcatttaaaagtattttagttaACATATTTAAGTGGGTctcatttaaaatttcattcagtaaaaaatattttttttgtgtctttctttaattttgacatatatcttctctattaaaaaagaagtaccatttttatctactatttagAAGTTTACTAAGACCATTTCATTAATCACATAATAtgacataataattaatatgaatattaataataaatttattttaattataaatttgaattttattttcagttataacaaaatctgttgagaaaaatctaacaaaatccaactaaatttttaaataattttaattaaatattaaattaattaatttcgtaattaagtaatataatgctttcatttaaataaattatcatcttCCACTAAAACGAGTTCAAATTTGTTAATCATGTCagatttttttatacaaatgaagttattaacatatgttaaaaatttatttctgcagctatatattttcaaaaatcatatgttgaagaatattttttatttgattatttcaaattatgaaaactcgaaaacgtaataaaaaaggtaatatgtataaaacaaacccctatattaataaagtaataagaaacataaacaataaaattaaagagttataaaatacataacactaagatataaattgtatatttaaatttatattataatatcaaaattaaatatttataaaatgaaaatatacccGCACGATGTGCGGGATAgactctagtatatatatatagtgtgtgtgtgtgtgagagatGTCCTACATAATAGAAATACTCTTCTAGCTAGATCTGCTTTTTATCTTCCATGATAATTGTTGTCGTCTAACAATAATCTTTCACTACATGATGTACCAAATTATATTAGGTGTTACTTCTATATTACAAATTTGCCATTTAAACCAATAATAATTTGAATCCAGATTTTGGAGGTTTTTCTCCAAAATTTGTTTTCTCGTTTTCTTCTAATTGTGTCAGTTCGTTAGATCATACCTGTCTATTAGTCTATACACAATTGTATTATCTATATCGTGATGCTGCTGTACCAAAGTAATATCGGGGATTACGttcaaattttcataattttcttaaaaatttaagCCAAAAGTTCAATTTTTCCTATATCGCTTTCCTCACTTCAGTATGTTGATTTCATTGACATTATATTATTGTACAGAAGACATATTCGTAGTTTGAAAATAGATATCATATtaggttatatatataatttgacttCCACACAAAATGGGGAAATGATTAATGCATAATTTATGAAAAATGCTTAATTTAATCATAAATATGCATTTTCTCGTTGACTAGTACTGATACACGTTGGAATAGAATTGGTGTTTGGTCAAGTTAGtcgaaaaatattttcttaaaaaatagaCAGTAGAAAGAAATGGAAAAACTAGAAGAAAAGTAAGCAAGAACCTTGCTTCCTTCCACCTCTTCTCCTTTCATATATGTTATCACCTTTCCCTTTTGCCTAAGCTTTTAAGATTCGTTGCTAATCGCTTAATGACTCAATTACCATTACACGCTTTGTCCTCTTTCATGTGATTTCTCGTTCTGCAGTGGCATGCCTGCCGACAATTTTAAGTCTTTTCAGGGGCttaatagtaatatatatgCGGGAGAGAAATCAGAACAACTCTTGTCTCGCGTTATTCAAACCCTAGTTTGAATTCACCTTATATGTCCATTCTTTCCTGCGCTGCTTGCACAAAGGGTGATTTGGTAATCTCATACCTCGTGACCGTTCTGCATACAACTTTGGGTTTTACTTTATTAATGAAATGCAAGAGTGTGTGAATTTGAAAATCTCACTCTGATTTTCCTGTTTTTCCTTTTCTCAGGCTCATTCTTCTTATTAACTAGTAGATCTCTCTTTTGTTTAACatctcattcttcttcttcttcatcttctttattttattcTGTGTTTTCTGCTATCTCGCGTCTCTGACCAGCTCCCGAGTTGTTCGTTTCTGGTTAATGGATATTGAACCCTCTTGGGATCTTGGGGGGTgggttatttatttttctaaattgcATGGCAACATCAAATGACCAAACCAAAACTATATCATCACATTCTCatactcttcttcttttaatcaTATTCTTATCTTTCATTCTCTTCATCAACCTTGCAATCCCCGTGACTCATCATCGGTCCACATCTATGGTTGCTCCCTTCAAGAGGGTTCTTC is a genomic window containing:
- the LOC125594391 gene encoding CLAVATA3/ESR (CLE)-related protein 41-like, coding for MATSNDQTKTISSHSHTLLLLIIFLSFILFINLAIPVTHHRSTSMVAPFKRVLLEPSVPASSTMDLHPKARTRRSHTSRRREFANDAHKVPSGPNPISN